The following proteins are co-located in the uncultured Propionivibrio sp. genome:
- the recR gene encoding recombination mediator RecR, translating into MTHPSSLDSLIEALRCLPGVGPKSAQRMAYYLLQRDRPGARLLADGLLRALSALRHCQRCNTFTEADICERCLSPRRDPTQLCVVETPVDMNMMEQTHAYNGLYYVLMGRVSPLDGVGPRELQLEQLMTRACDGIVQEVILATNFTNEGEVTAHYLTEMLKSRDLRVSRIARGVPVGGELEYVDAGTLAQAVRERRAVTE; encoded by the coding sequence ATGACACATCCATCCAGCCTCGATTCACTGATCGAGGCGTTGCGCTGCCTGCCCGGGGTGGGGCCGAAATCGGCACAGCGCATGGCGTACTACCTGTTGCAGCGGGATCGGCCGGGCGCGAGGCTCCTGGCCGACGGCCTGCTGCGCGCGTTGTCGGCGTTGCGCCATTGCCAGCGTTGCAACACCTTCACCGAGGCCGATATCTGCGAGCGTTGTCTGTCCCCGCGGCGCGACCCGACACAGCTTTGTGTCGTCGAAACGCCGGTCGACATGAATATGATGGAACAAACACACGCCTACAATGGTCTTTACTACGTTTTGATGGGCAGGGTCTCTCCGCTTGACGGTGTCGGGCCTCGCGAACTCCAGCTCGAACAGCTGATGACGCGGGCCTGCGACGGCATTGTGCAGGAAGTCATTCTGGCGACCAATTTCACCAACGAAGGTGAAGTGACCGCGCATTACCTGACTGAAATGCTGAAAAGCCGCGATCTCCGCGTCTCGCGCATTGCGCGCGGCGTCCCGGTCGGCGGGGAGCTTGAATATGTCGATGCCGGAACGCTGGCGCAGGCTGTCCGTGAACGCCGCGCGGTCACGGAATAG
- the petA gene encoding ubiquinol-cytochrome c reductase iron-sulfur subunit has translation MSQEGKVDCGRRRLIVATAAVGGAGVVTAMVPFLSSMLPSERAKAAGAPVEVDVGNLAPGQLMTVEWRGKPVWIFNRSPEMLETLPKLEGAVADPKSEVKQQPDYCKNATRSIKPNLLVAIGICTHLGCSPSSKFKKGAEDGMPSDWQGGFLCPCHGSTFDFAGRVFKSKPAPTNLEIPPHTYLSDTRILIGEDRKGA, from the coding sequence ATGAGTCAAGAAGGCAAGGTGGATTGTGGCCGGCGGCGTCTGATCGTCGCGACAGCGGCAGTGGGCGGGGCGGGGGTGGTGACGGCGATGGTGCCGTTTCTCTCCAGCATGTTGCCGTCGGAACGGGCCAAGGCGGCCGGTGCGCCGGTCGAGGTCGATGTCGGCAACCTGGCCCCGGGCCAGTTGATGACGGTTGAATGGCGCGGCAAGCCGGTGTGGATATTCAACCGCAGCCCCGAAATGCTGGAAACGCTGCCGAAGCTTGAGGGCGCGGTCGCCGATCCCAAGTCCGAGGTCAAGCAGCAGCCGGATTACTGCAAGAACGCGACGCGTTCGATCAAGCCCAATCTGCTCGTGGCCATCGGCATCTGCACGCACCTTGGCTGCTCGCCGTCGTCCAAGTTCAAGAAAGGCGCCGAGGACGGTATGCCGTCCGACTGGCAGGGCGGTTTCCTCTGTCCGTGCCACGGTTCGACCTTCGACTTCGCCGGGCGTGTCTTCAAGAGCAAGCCGGCGCCGACCAATCTTGAAATTCCGCCGCATACGTATCTGTCGGATACGCGCATCCTGATCGGCGAAGACAGGAAGGGAGCCTGA
- a CDS encoding YbaB/EbfC family nucleoid-associated protein, with protein MMKGGLAGLMKQAQQMQENMKKAQEQLAQVEVEGQSGAGMVKVVMTCAHDVRRVAIDASVMDDKEMLEDLVAAAVNDAVRRAEAVSQERMAGFTSGLNLPPGMKLPF; from the coding sequence ATGATGAAAGGCGGACTCGCCGGCCTGATGAAACAGGCTCAGCAAATGCAGGAAAACATGAAGAAGGCGCAGGAGCAACTGGCGCAAGTCGAAGTCGAGGGCCAGTCCGGCGCCGGCATGGTCAAGGTCGTCATGACCTGCGCCCATGACGTTCGTCGCGTCGCCATCGACGCCTCTGTCATGGATGACAAGGAAATGCTCGAAGACCTCGTCGCCGCCGCCGTCAATGATGCCGTGCGCCGCGCCGAAGCGGTGTCGCAGGAGCGCATGGCCGGGTTTACCTCCGGTCTCAACCTGCCGCCCGGCATGAAGCTGCCGTTCTGA
- the dnaX gene encoding DNA polymerase III subunit gamma/tau, whose product MSYQVLARKWRPKSFESLVGQEHVVRALTHALSDQRLHHAYLFTGTRGVGKTTLARILAKSLNCETGVTATPCGVCSACTEIDAGRFVDLLEVDAATNTKVDEMRQLLENAVYAPTRGRFKVYVIDEVHMLSNSAFNAMLKTLEEPPEHVKFILATTDPQKIPVTVLSRCLQFNLKQMTPPLISGHLRHILEVEGVAADAAALNLLARSASGSMRDALSLLDQAIAHGAGKVDEDQVRDMLGTVDLDYLYSILDALLADDVSGMLQVADAMATRSLSFDEALQELAALFTRLQIAQLAPQAIADDLPERERLLALAGQFDPEFIQLGYQIAVHGRKELPLAPDEQAGFVMTLLRLHTFRPADDGDMSPPPAARPKAPPVTRPAPAKSPVSAPAPASEAPPTPRMSEAPVPERRPAAIETVIPEAPGAREVQPAAAPPAQKVSAPSQVSGDWHDILPALGVSGMARELGQHCLLQSVEETRVVLCLSPAHRHLQIKPAQDKLQQALSEYFGRPLSLRIDLDEVAGDTPAVTAQRRRQERQEQAVASLEQDEFVREAIDLFDATVIESSIKPISTN is encoded by the coding sequence ATGAGCTATCAAGTCCTGGCGCGCAAATGGCGGCCGAAATCCTTTGAAAGTCTCGTCGGACAGGAGCACGTCGTGCGTGCCCTGACGCATGCCTTGAGCGATCAGCGACTGCATCACGCTTACCTGTTCACCGGTACGCGCGGGGTCGGCAAGACGACGCTGGCGCGGATCCTCGCCAAGTCGCTCAATTGCGAAACCGGCGTGACAGCGACGCCCTGCGGCGTCTGTTCGGCGTGCACCGAAATCGATGCCGGTCGCTTCGTCGACCTGCTCGAAGTCGATGCGGCGACCAACACCAAGGTCGATGAGATGCGGCAGTTGCTCGAGAATGCCGTGTATGCGCCGACCCGGGGCCGCTTCAAAGTCTATGTCATCGACGAAGTGCATATGCTCTCCAATTCGGCCTTCAACGCCATGCTGAAGACGCTTGAAGAGCCGCCCGAGCATGTCAAATTCATCCTGGCGACGACCGATCCGCAGAAGATTCCGGTGACGGTGTTGTCGCGCTGCCTGCAGTTCAACCTCAAGCAGATGACGCCGCCGCTGATTTCCGGCCATCTTCGCCACATCCTCGAAGTCGAGGGGGTCGCCGCTGACGCCGCGGCGTTGAACCTGCTGGCGCGTTCGGCGTCAGGCAGCATGCGTGATGCGCTGTCGCTGCTCGACCAGGCCATCGCCCACGGCGCCGGAAAAGTGGATGAGGATCAGGTGCGCGACATGCTCGGCACCGTTGATCTCGATTATCTGTATTCAATACTCGACGCGCTGCTTGCCGACGATGTCAGCGGAATGCTGCAGGTGGCCGATGCGATGGCGACCCGCAGCCTGTCGTTCGACGAGGCGCTGCAGGAATTGGCGGCCTTGTTCACGCGGCTGCAGATCGCTCAACTGGCACCGCAGGCCATCGCCGACGACTTGCCGGAGCGCGAGCGCCTGCTGGCGCTGGCTGGACAGTTCGATCCGGAATTCATTCAGCTGGGGTACCAGATCGCCGTGCACGGGCGCAAGGAACTGCCGCTGGCGCCGGACGAGCAGGCCGGATTTGTCATGACGCTGCTGCGGCTCCATACCTTCCGTCCGGCCGATGATGGTGACATGTCACCGCCCCCCGCGGCGCGGCCGAAAGCACCGCCGGTCACGCGTCCCGCGCCGGCGAAATCGCCGGTTTCTGCTCCGGCTCCCGCATCAGAAGCGCCGCCCACACCGCGCATGAGCGAAGCGCCGGTGCCGGAGCGTCGCCCGGCGGCGATCGAAACGGTGATACCGGAAGCGCCCGGGGCTCGGGAAGTGCAGCCGGCGGCCGCACCGCCGGCACAAAAGGTATCGGCGCCATCGCAGGTTTCAGGCGATTGGCATGATATCCTGCCAGCGCTCGGGGTCAGCGGCATGGCGCGCGAACTCGGACAGCATTGCCTGCTGCAGAGCGTCGAGGAAACGCGCGTCGTCCTCTGCCTGTCGCCGGCGCATCGGCACCTGCAGATCAAGCCGGCCCAGGACAAGCTGCAGCAAGCCTTGTCGGAGTATTTCGGTCGTCCCCTTTCGCTCCGCATCGACCTCGACGAGGTCGCCGGGGACACGCCGGCCGTCACGGCGCAGCGACGGCGGCAGGAGCGGCAGGAACAAGCGGTGGCATCGCTTGAGCAGGACGAGTTCGTCCGCGAGGCGATTGACCTGTTCGATGCCACTGTAATCGAATCTTCCATCAAACCCATATCAACGAATTGA